From a single Ornithorhynchus anatinus isolate Pmale09 chromosome 4, mOrnAna1.pri.v4, whole genome shotgun sequence genomic region:
- the MFSD3 gene encoding major facilitator superfamily domain-containing protein 3, which yields MGDGGSSILGVPRPRLAPPPCPNPPAPRPRGEGVGGAAPGGPAKAKLVLLGLLYLVQGMPYGLQSGLLPVYLRSRGLSLTRIGLTKVLYLPWLLKVAWAPLVDQRGSKRAWLALSTVALAGTWAACAALPPETHFGPLAGALLLMNLCASVQDVAVDGLAVRLLAPHEVGLGNTVQVVGYKLGSLLAGGGLLTVVHLLGWGPLFTLLALAYLAAAGAAWRAPPLRPDPGAPAAAPRCPRPAPPSPSHLLRALLEVTGTLWTAGFVLLYKLGEQGASGIFPLFLLDRGMSARELGLWNGIVAVGFSITGSSLAGVFLAKHRQPLLVLRPLLLLRLGGLVFQSALLFTFDGSKAFFRGAAVLSICLQHFVGGLVTTLTFSLMMHCSQRADEAIQATHYSFLATLELVGKLLLSTVAGGLVDRAGPEPCFGLFLALSLAAVLYLDRAPGSLG from the exons aTGGGAGATGGGGGGTCGTCCATCCTAGGAGTCCCTAGGCCCCGCCTGGCACCGCCCCCGTGCCCTAACCCCCCAGCTCCACGGCcgcgtggggagggggtgggaggggcggccccgggcggccCCGCGAAAGCCAAGCTGGTCCTCCTCGGTCTGCTGTACCTGGTGCAGGGGATGCCCTACGGGCTCCAGTCCGGCCTGCTGCCCGTTTACCTGCGCTCCCGCGGCCTCTCGCTGACCCGCATCGGCCTGACCAAGGTGCTCTACCTGCCCTGGCTGCTCAAGGTGGCCTGGGCCCCGCTGGTGGACCAGCGGGGCTCCAAGCGGGCCTGGTTGGCCCTGAGCACCGTGGCGCTGGCCGGGACCTGGGCCGCCTGTGCCGCCCTGCCCCCCGAGACCCACTTCGGGCCGTTGGCGGGCGCCCTGCTGCTCATGAACCTGTGCGCCTCGGTGCAGGACGTGGCCGTGGACGGGCTGGCCGTGCGGCTGCTGGCCCCCCACGAGGTGGGCCTGGGCAACACGGTGCAGGTGGTGGGCTACAAGCTGGGCTCCCTGCTGGCCGGCGGCGGGCTGCTCACCGTCGTGCACCTCCTGGGCTGGGGGCCCCTCTTCACGCTCCTGGCTCTCGCTTACCTGGCGGCCGCCGGCGCGGCCTGGCGCGCCCCTCCCCTGCGTCCGGACCCCGGCGCCCCGGCCGCTGCCCCCCGGTGCCCTCGTCCTGCGCCCCCgagcccctcccacctcctccgcgCCCTCCTGGAGGTGACCGGGACCCTCTGGACGGCCGGGTTCGTGCTGCTGTACAAGCTGG GTGAGCAGGGAGCCAGCGGCAtatttcctctcttcctgctGGACCGAGGGATGTCCGCCCGGGAACTGGGCCTCTGGAACGGGATCGTGGCCGTGGGCTTCTCCATCACGGGGTCCTCCCTGGCCGGAGTGTTCCTGGCCAAACACAG ACAGCCGCTCCTGGTCCTCaggcccctgctgctgctgcgacTGGGTGGCCTGGTTTTCCAGTCAGCCCTGCTCTTCACCTTTGACGGGTCCAAGGCTTTCTTCCGAG ggGCTGCGGTGCTCAGCATCTGCCTGCAGCACTTCGTGGGCGGGCTGGTCACCACCCTGACCTTCAGCCTCATGATGCACTGCTCCCAGCGTGCGGACGAAGCTATCCAG gCCACACATTACAGCTTCCTGGCCACGCTGGAGCTGGTGGGGAAACTGCTGCTGAGCACGGTGGCTGGGGGGCTGGTGGACAGGGCGGGCCCGGAGCCCTGCTTCGGGCTCTTCCTCGCCCTGTCCCTGGCAGCTGTGCTGTACCTGGACCGCGCGCCCGGCTCCCTCGGCTGA
- the GPT gene encoding alanine aminotransferase 1 isoform X2, with the protein MAAGSRAENGLREKVLTLESMNPWVKRVEYAVRGPIVVRALELEKELQQGVKKPFTEVIRANIGDAHAMGQKPISFLRQVVALCLCPELLSSPAFPDDAKKKAQRILQACGGGSLGAYSASPGIDLIRQDVAHYIEQRDGGIRSDPANIFLSTGASDAIVTMLKLLVAGEGQGRTGVLIPIPQYPLYSAALAELNAVQVNYYLDEEHDWALDVGELRRALNHARGYCRPKVLCIINPGNPTGQVQSRRCIEDVIRFAMEERLFLMADEVYQDNVYAEGSQFHSFKKVLMEMGPPYSQQLELASFHSTSKGFMGECGFRGGYMEVVNLDPDVKQQLSKLVSVRLCPPVPGQALLDVVVSPPQPGDPSYRQFQGEKQAVLKALAEKARLTESVFNQAPGIRCNPVQGAMYSFPRISLPARALERAQELGQAPDMFFCMRLLEETGICVVPGSGFGQKEGTYHFRMTILPPLDKLRTVLEKLTQFHARFTKEFS; encoded by the exons ATGGCGGCGGGCAGCAGGGCAGAGAATGGGCTGCGGGAGAAGGTGCTGACGCTGGAGTCCATGAACCCCTGGGTGAAGCGGGTCGAATACGCCGTCCGTGGACCCATCGTGGTGCGGGCcctggagctggagaaggagctgCAGCAG GGTGTCAAGAAGCCGTTCACCGAGGTGATCCGGGCCAACATCGGAGACGCTCACGCCATGGGGCAGAAACCCATCTCCTTCCTGCGTCAG GTGGTGGCACTGTGCCTGTGCCCGGAGCTCCTGAGCAGTCCTGCCTTCCCCGACGATGCCAAGAAGAAGGCGCAGAGGATCCTACAGGCCTGCGGCGGAGGCAGCCTGG GGGCGTACAGCGCCAGCCCGGGCATCGACCTCATCCGGCAGGACGTGGCCCACTACATCGAGCAGCGGGATGGGGGCATCCGTTCCGACCCCGCCAACATCTTCCTGTCCACCGGCGCCAGCGATGCCATTGTG ACGATGCTGAAGCTTCTGGTGGCCGGAGAGGGCCAGGGGCGGACGGGCGTGTTGATCCCCATCCCCCAGTACCCGCTCTACTCGGCCGCCCTGGCCGAGCTCAACGCCGTCCAGGTCAACTACTACCTGGATGAGGAGCACGACTGGGCGCTGGATGTGGGCGAGCTGCGACGGGCGCTTAACCACGCCCGCGGCTACTGCCGGCCCAAGGTGCTGTGCATCATCAACCCAGGGAACCCTACAG ggcagGTGCAGAGCCGCCGGTGCATCGAGGACGTGATTCGCTTCGCCATGGAGGAGCGGCTCTTCCTCATGGCCGATGAG GTATACCAGGATAACGTGTACGCCGAGGGCTCCCAGTTCCACTCGTTCAAGAAGGTGCTGATGGAGATGGGGCCGCCCTACTCCCAACAGCTAGAACTGGCCTCCTTCCACTCCACTTCCAAAGGCTTCATGGGAGA GTGCGGGTTCCGGGGAGGCTACATGGAGGTGGTGAACTTAGACCCCGACGTCAAGCAGCAGTTGTCCAAGCTGGTGTCGGTGCGGCTGTGCCCTCCCGTGCCCGGCCAGGCCCTGCTGGATGTGGTGGTCAGCCCCCCTCAGCCCGGGGACCCCTCCTACCGGCAGTTCCAGGGG gagaaGCAGGCGGTGCTGAAAGCCCTGGCGGAGAAGGCTCGGCTGACGGAAAGCGTCTTCAACCAGGCCCCGGGCATCCGCTGCAATCCCGTGCAGGGCGCCATGTACTCCTTCCCCCGCATCTCGCTGCCCGCCCGAGCCCTGGagcgagcacag GAGCTGGGCCAGGCCCCGGACATGTTCTTCTGCATGAGGCTGCTCGAGGAGACGGGCATCTGCGTGGTGCCCGGCAGCggctttggccagaaggaggggaCCTACCACTTCAG GATGACCATCCTCCCCCCCTTGGACAAACTGCGCACTGTCCTGGAGAAACTGACCCAGTTCCACGCCAGGTTCACCAAGGAGTTCTCCTAA
- the PPP1R16A gene encoding protein phosphatase 1 regulatory subunit 16A isoform X2, producing MVVAVCQFLRNGVSPNLYNEDGLTALHQCCIDDYGEMVKRLLEAGADVNACDSELWTPLHAAATCGHRHLVELLITHGANLLAVNTDGNMPYDLCEDDLTLDSIETAMADQGITQDSIEEARSAPEKRMLEDVQRLLQAGADLSAPQDHGATLLHIASANGYLAAAELLLDHKASMTAKDQDGWEPLHAAACWGQVHLVELLVAHGADLNAKSVLDETPLDVCGDEEVRAKLLELKHKQDAILRSHDCHKTPLQRRTSSAGSRGKVVRRVSVTERTNKYRKEHAREAIVWRQGQGQTGEPQVGEGEPGDEDEDRQTDTELQLQSGEASLAPGSLAGVESGTVGLDQRNGSAGAGPGPSARHLYSKRLDRSVSYQLATHDPPAPGALARSKAHHTLADLKRQRAAAKLQRPPPEEPASAPGPGRGSPPLPVYYTEASGDPPLLKLTAPVEVAPAEKKPCCQLM from the exons TGCTGCATCGACGACTACGGGGAGATGGTGAAGCGGCTGCTGGAGGCCGGGGCCGACGTCAACGCCTGCGACAGCGAGCTCTGGACCCCCCTTCATGCCGCCGCCACCTGCGGCCACCGGCACCTGGTGGAGCttctcatcacaca TGGTGCCAACCTCCTGGCGGTGAACACGGACGGAAACATGCCCTACGACCTGTGTGAAGATGATTTGACCCTAGACTCCATCGAGACTGCCATGGCCGACCAGG GCATCACCCAGGACAGCATCGAGGAGGCTCGGTCGGCCCCAGAGAAGCGCATGCTGGAGGACGTTCAGAGACTGCTGCAGGCCGGAGCTGATCTCAGTGCCCCCCAGGACCACGGCGCCACACTG CTGCACATTGCCTCAGCCAATGGCTACCTGGCGGCAGCAGAGCTGCTTTTGGACCACAAGGCCAGTATGACTGCTAAGGACCAAGACGGCTGGGAGCCGCTCCATGCTGCTGCCTGCTGGGGTCAG GTGCACCTGGTGGAGTTGCTGGTGGCGCACGGGGCCGACCTGAATGCGAAGTCAGTGCTTGATGAGACGCCCCTGG ACGTGTGTGGGGACGAGGAGGTGCGGGCCAAGCTCCTGGAGCTGAAGCACAAGCAGGATGCCATCCTACGCTCCCACGACTGCCACAAGACCCCGCTTCAGCGTCGCACCTCCAGCGCTGGCAGCCGTGG GAAGGTGGTTCGGCGGGTAAGCGTGACGGAGCGTACCAACAAGTACCGCAAGGAGCACGCCCGGGAGGCCATCGTTTggcggcaggggcaggggcagaccgGCGAGCCCCAGGTAGGCGAGGGCGAGCCTGGCGATGAAGACGAGGATCGGCAGACTGACACCGAGCTCCAGCTGCAGAgcggg GAGGCCTCCCTGGCCCCGGGCAGCCTAGCAGGGGTAGAGTCGGGTACGGTGGGACTGGACCAGCGGAATGGCAGCGCGGGAGCGGGCCCGGGGCCTTCCGCTCGCCACCTCTACTCCAAGAGACTGGACCGCAGCGTCTCCTACCAGCTGGCCACGCACGATCCCCCGGCGCCCGGCGCCCTCGCCCGCAGTAAGGCCCACCACACCCTGGCTGACCTCAAGCGCCAACGCGCAGCCGCCAAGCTGCAGCGCCCGCCGCCCGAGGAGCCCGCttccgccccgggccccggccggggctcCCCTCCCCTACCCGTCTACTACACGGAGGCCAGCGGGGACCCCCCGTTGCTGAAGCTGACGGCCCCGGTGGAGGTGGCGCCGGCCGAGAAGAAGCCGTGTTGCCAGCTCATGTGA
- the GPT gene encoding alanine aminotransferase 1 isoform X1 gives MRGMMRGLGLLHSLLGAMAAGSRAENGLREKVLTLESMNPWVKRVEYAVRGPIVVRALELEKELQQGVKKPFTEVIRANIGDAHAMGQKPISFLRQVVALCLCPELLSSPAFPDDAKKKAQRILQACGGGSLGAYSASPGIDLIRQDVAHYIEQRDGGIRSDPANIFLSTGASDAIVTMLKLLVAGEGQGRTGVLIPIPQYPLYSAALAELNAVQVNYYLDEEHDWALDVGELRRALNHARGYCRPKVLCIINPGNPTGQVQSRRCIEDVIRFAMEERLFLMADEVYQDNVYAEGSQFHSFKKVLMEMGPPYSQQLELASFHSTSKGFMGECGFRGGYMEVVNLDPDVKQQLSKLVSVRLCPPVPGQALLDVVVSPPQPGDPSYRQFQGEKQAVLKALAEKARLTESVFNQAPGIRCNPVQGAMYSFPRISLPARALERAQELGQAPDMFFCMRLLEETGICVVPGSGFGQKEGTYHFRMTILPPLDKLRTVLEKLTQFHARFTKEFS, from the exons ATGAGAGGGATGATGAGGGGGCTCggcctcctccactccctcttggg GGCGATGGCGGCGGGCAGCAGGGCAGAGAATGGGCTGCGGGAGAAGGTGCTGACGCTGGAGTCCATGAACCCCTGGGTGAAGCGGGTCGAATACGCCGTCCGTGGACCCATCGTGGTGCGGGCcctggagctggagaaggagctgCAGCAG GGTGTCAAGAAGCCGTTCACCGAGGTGATCCGGGCCAACATCGGAGACGCTCACGCCATGGGGCAGAAACCCATCTCCTTCCTGCGTCAG GTGGTGGCACTGTGCCTGTGCCCGGAGCTCCTGAGCAGTCCTGCCTTCCCCGACGATGCCAAGAAGAAGGCGCAGAGGATCCTACAGGCCTGCGGCGGAGGCAGCCTGG GGGCGTACAGCGCCAGCCCGGGCATCGACCTCATCCGGCAGGACGTGGCCCACTACATCGAGCAGCGGGATGGGGGCATCCGTTCCGACCCCGCCAACATCTTCCTGTCCACCGGCGCCAGCGATGCCATTGTG ACGATGCTGAAGCTTCTGGTGGCCGGAGAGGGCCAGGGGCGGACGGGCGTGTTGATCCCCATCCCCCAGTACCCGCTCTACTCGGCCGCCCTGGCCGAGCTCAACGCCGTCCAGGTCAACTACTACCTGGATGAGGAGCACGACTGGGCGCTGGATGTGGGCGAGCTGCGACGGGCGCTTAACCACGCCCGCGGCTACTGCCGGCCCAAGGTGCTGTGCATCATCAACCCAGGGAACCCTACAG ggcagGTGCAGAGCCGCCGGTGCATCGAGGACGTGATTCGCTTCGCCATGGAGGAGCGGCTCTTCCTCATGGCCGATGAG GTATACCAGGATAACGTGTACGCCGAGGGCTCCCAGTTCCACTCGTTCAAGAAGGTGCTGATGGAGATGGGGCCGCCCTACTCCCAACAGCTAGAACTGGCCTCCTTCCACTCCACTTCCAAAGGCTTCATGGGAGA GTGCGGGTTCCGGGGAGGCTACATGGAGGTGGTGAACTTAGACCCCGACGTCAAGCAGCAGTTGTCCAAGCTGGTGTCGGTGCGGCTGTGCCCTCCCGTGCCCGGCCAGGCCCTGCTGGATGTGGTGGTCAGCCCCCCTCAGCCCGGGGACCCCTCCTACCGGCAGTTCCAGGGG gagaaGCAGGCGGTGCTGAAAGCCCTGGCGGAGAAGGCTCGGCTGACGGAAAGCGTCTTCAACCAGGCCCCGGGCATCCGCTGCAATCCCGTGCAGGGCGCCATGTACTCCTTCCCCCGCATCTCGCTGCCCGCCCGAGCCCTGGagcgagcacag GAGCTGGGCCAGGCCCCGGACATGTTCTTCTGCATGAGGCTGCTCGAGGAGACGGGCATCTGCGTGGTGCCCGGCAGCggctttggccagaaggaggggaCCTACCACTTCAG GATGACCATCCTCCCCCCCTTGGACAAACTGCGCACTGTCCTGGAGAAACTGACCCAGTTCCACGCCAGGTTCACCAAGGAGTTCTCCTAA